TAGGTAACCGGGTTTTTAGTCTTAGCGTAAAAGTATTTAAGCGCCTCAGCCAAAGCTTGCAAAGAATTCTGTTCGTTAATAGGCATAATCTCATTTCGCTTTTGGTCGTTAGCAGCGTGTAAAGATAGAGCCAGGTTAAACTTTACATTATCATCTCCAAGCTTTTTTATCATTTTAGCAATGCCGGCTGTAGAAACAGTGATACGTTTAGAAGCCATATTTAAGCCATCTTCAGAAGTAATCCTTTCGATAGATTTAAGCACATTGGCATAATTTAGCAACGGCTCGCCCATTCCCATATAAACTATGTTTGTAAGCGGGATTCCATAGTTTTCCTTTGCCTGTTTATCTATTAAAACTACCTGATCGTAAATTTCGTCGGGGTTGAGATTCCTTTTTCTGTCCATATATCCCGTGGCGCAAAATTTACAGGTTAAAGAGCAACCAACCTGAGATGATACGCAAGCCGTCATCCTTTCGGGTGTTGGAATAAGAACTCCCTCGATTAAATGGGTATCATGCAGAATAAAACTGTTTTTTATGGTTTTGTCTGAGCTAAACTGCGAACTGTTTATTTTTACAGCGTTAATGACGAAAATTTCCTTTAACTTATCCCTTAAGTCTTTGGATATGTTAGTCATCTCGTCGAAAGTAGTAGCAGACTTTTTCCAGATCCATTCGTAAATCTGATTGGCTCTAAAAGGTTTTTCATTTAATTCTATAAATTTGCTTCTTAAATTCTCTAGCGAAAAACTTCGGATGTCTAATTTTGTTGACGCTGCACTCATACGTTGCAAAATTACGGAATAATATTCGGATTATAATTGCAGCTACTTTAAACAATATCTCTAGTTAGATGTTAAAAGGTTGTTGATTAGTTTAACTTTTACTAATGAAAAAATTTACGGCAGATTACGTTTTTACAGTTGAAGATAAGAAGCCTATTCCAAATGGCTTAGTAGTGACAGATGATGATGGAAGAATATTGTCCATTTCCAACTATGAGGAAGGAAGTGAAGAAGGTATAGAACATCACAGTGGCGCTATTGTTCCCGGCTTTATTAATGCGCACTGTCATCTGGAGTTATCTCATTTAAAAGGAAAAATTGAGGAGAAAAAAGGATTACCCTCGTTTATTAAAAGTGTAATTGGATTCAGAAATAGTACTTCGGATGCTGATATGATCTCTGCAATGAAGAAAGCAGATAAGTTGATGGAAAAAAATGGTATTGTCGGAGTTGGAGACATTTCTAATTCTACATTATCTGCCGAAGTTAAAGCCAGTAGTAGTTTAAGGTATCATACCTTTATAGAAATGGTGGGAATGGATCCGTATATCGCAGACGAGTTAATAGAGAAAGCGGACGCAATGAAAACCGCGTTTGAAAATTCGGGTTCGGCGTCCATCACGGTGCATGCTGCCTATACGCTTTCTAAAGACCTATTAAAAAGCCTAAGAAAATACTGCAAAGACCATAAAAACCTGATCAGTATACATAATCAGGAAAACGATGACGAAAATGCCTTGTACAGATATAAAACAGGCTCTTTTGTAGAACTATATAATGATTTGGGAATTAACATCGACCATTTTGTACCGATGTCGAAGAACACTTTGCAAGCTTTGGTGCCGCTTTTTCCTCAAAATCAAAATATATTGTTGGTGCACAATACTTTTACATCGTTAAAAGATGTGTATATGCTGAAGCGATTTGATTACGGATTTTATTGGTGTTTTTGTCCTGGAGCTAATGTCTACATCGAAGACACTTTGCCACATTTCGATTTTTTTATAAAATCGGACTCTCCTGCAACTTTGGGAACCGACAGTTTGGCTTCGAATAAAAATTTAAGTATTCTGGATGAAATGAAGATCGTAAAAGGCAACTCTCCCGAAATTCCATTTGAAACCATTTTAGAATGGGCAACATTAAACGGAGCAAAGTTTTTCGGTTGGGAACGCGAACTTGGAAGTATCAAAAAAGGTAAAAAACCGGGTTTGAATTTAATCACGAATTTTAAAGATGGCAATATTACCAACAAGTCTGAAGTTGTAAAATTGATTTAATATTTGTCGTTTTCGGCTTAAAGTTCCACTTTTATCATCAAAATATTTTTTGAGAGATGAAAGCTGTTCAAGTTATTGTATCGGGTAAAGTTCAAGGTGTTTCATTTAGAGCTTCTACAAAAGTTGTCGCCGACCAGATGGGAATAAAAGGGATTGTGAGAAATCTGCCGGATGGGACGGTTTTTATCGAAGCTGAGGGAGATGATTTTACCATGGATTTTTTTACCGATTGGTGTAAGTCTGGACCGGACGGAGCGGAAGTTGAAGATGTTGAAATTAAAGACATAGAAATAAAAAACTATAGTAATTTTGCTGTTCTAAAGAAGTAAAACTTGTCATCAATAAGAAAATTTGCTGGACAAACAGCTATTTACGGCTTAAGTACCATCGCGTCAAGGGTACTTAATTTTTTCTTGACACCCATATATACTACTGTGTATGCTCCTAAAGTATATGGGATTTTTACAACAATGTATGCGTGGGCATCTGTTTTAAATGCAATAATGGCATTTGGAATGGAGACTACTTTTTTTAGATTCATCAACAAAAAAGAAGATAAAGAAAAAGTTTACAATAACACATTCCTGGTAATCGCATTTATTGTTTTACTATTTGTGATTACCACATTTTTGTTTATAAGACCTATAGCGGAATGGATGCAGGTAGGGAAAGAGACGTCGCTGAACGATTATATCTCTTTTGTCCGTTATTTTATTCTTATTTTATCTTTTGATGCGCTTTGCGTTATTCCTTTTGCAAGAATCAGGGCAGAGGGCAGACCAGTACGTTATGCTTTTGTTAAAACAGTAAACATACTAAGCTTTATAGGCTTAAATCTTTTCTTTTTATTCTTTGTTCCGATCGTTATTAAAAACGATTGGCCTTTGGCTACCTGGTTTGCCAGTTGGTATCAGCCTAAGTGGATTGGCTACGTTTTTTGGGCCAATTTATTTTCCAGCATATTGACCTTTTTGCAACTGATGCCCGAGCTTTTGAAACTTCGTTTTAAACTAGAGAAAAAGCTTTTACTGGATATGTTTCATTACAGCTGGCCGGTCCTCATCGCGAATTTGTCCTTTATCATTAATGAAAACAGCGATAAAATCTTTCTGGAGAAATTATTACCTGCATCAACCAGTATTAAACAAGTTGGTATTTACGGAGCTTGCGCAAAATTGGCTGTTTTTATGAATATTTTTATTCAGGCGTTCAGATTAGGTGCAGAACCGTTTTTCTTTAGTAGCGCAAAAAACAAAGAAGCAAAAGAAACTTATTCTTTAATCATGAGCTATTTTATAATAGCGCTGGTGATTATATATGTAGCGTTAATTGCCAATATAGAAATCCTGAAATATTTTATCGGTGAAAGCTTTTGGGAAGGTTTATATGTTGTTCCAATTCTCTTGCTGGGATATCTTAATCTGGGAATTTACATGAATCTGTCTATCTGGTATAAACTATCAGATCAAACTAAATACGGGTTATATATTTCGGGAATCGGTGCTGTATTAACGATAGTTTTGAATATCATCTTTATACCAATGTATGGATTTTTGGCTTCTGCCTGGGTATCTTTTTCTGCCTATACAGTCATGATGATTACATCTTATTTCTGGGGGCAGAAATATTATCCTATTCCTTACAGAATAAAAATAGATCTGCTTTATATTGTAGTTGCTGCTATTCTGGTTTATGTGTCATTTGTGCTCCTGAATCGCAATATTATCTACGGAAATTTGTTGTTATTGATTTTTGCGGCATTTATTTTATATATTGAAGGAGAAAACCTTAGAAAGATATTTCTGAAAAAATGAAAGTAAAAGTTATTAATAAATCCCAAAATCCTTTACCAGCGTATGAAACATCTCATTCGGCAGGAATGGATTTGAGAGCAGATATCAACGAGCCAATTGTTTTAAAATCTTTGGAAAGAAAATTGGTTCCAACGGGTTTATTTATAGAATTACCTGAAGGATACGAGGCTCAAATCAGACCCAGAAGTGGTTTGGCATTCAAATTCGGAATTACTGTTTTAAATAGTCCAGGTACAATAGACGCTGATTACCGGGGAGAGATAAAAGTTCTTTTAGTAAATCTTTCTACAGATGACTATACCATTCAGCCGGCAGACAGGATTGCTCAAATGGTAATTGCCGCCCATGAAACTATAGAATGGCATGAAGCTGTTGAATTGAATGAAACAGTTAGAGGTGCCGGAGGAATTGGGCATACTGGAGTCAATTAATTTCCGTTCTAATAAAAAGCTATATTAAAGGTGATATTCGCTCCTAAAAAAAATATACTACTTCTCTTTTTCTTGATTTCTTATTTTCCTGCTTTCGCACAGAAAAATAAAGAAGCCAGGCAAAATATTGTGCTAATTGCCGGGAAACCTATTTCTACGAAAGACAGCGTTACGATAGAAAACCTCTTTTTTTTAGGATTGCAGAACAAATTAAATCAACAGAATCAGGCAGCTATTAACAATTTCAATAGTATAATCGCTCTGGATCCCCAAAATCATAATGCATATTATGAGCTAGCCCAAATTTATTTTAAAAGCAAGGATTACGAAAAAGCCAAAGAGAATATACAAAAGGCAATAACTGTAAATGGAGAAAATGAATGGTATTGGGTGCTTTCAGCCACAATTTATCAGGAACTAAAAGATTATAATTTATTAAGTTATGCGCTGGATGAATTGGTGAAGCTTTCACCAGATAAAATTGAATATCGCTTAGAGAAGGCCAATACGTTGATGTTATTGCAGAAACCGGGGGATGCGATTAAGGAATATCAGGAAATTGAGAAAAATATTGGCTCCGGTTTAGAAACTTTAGAAGGTAAATTGAGGGCGTATCGGGCGTTAGGTGATTTTAAATCAGCAGAAGAGGAGTTGAAAAAGCAAATCAACCTGGATCCAGCTAACTTCAGGTACCATATATTATTGGGCGATTTATATTTCAATAATAAAGATAAGGAAAATGCGGTAGCGTCTTATAAAAAGGCTAAGGAATTGGATTCTGGGACAGGATATGTAAACCTTGCACTTTCTGATATCTACAATTCTGAAGGAAGAACTGAAGAAGCTTTTTCTGAGCTGACGCAGGCTTTTAGAGCTTCAGAAATCAATCTTGATCAAAAGGTAAAGATCATCATTAGTTATTTTTCTTTTTTTCCGGATCTGAAGTATGTAAGATATGCGGAGAGCCTCGCGTTTATTTTAACGGAAGAATACCCGGACGAAGCGAAGTCTTTTGCAATTTATGGCGATGTATTATTCCAAAAGGGTGAATATAAAAAAGCTGGAGAGTCTTACCAGCGAGCACTTGCATTAAATAAAAATATCTATGCGGTTTGGGAGCAGCTTGTAAGAATCAAGTTAAGCCTAAACGATATGAAAGGCGTTATAGAAACCGGAGATGAAGCGCTGACCTATTTCCCCCAAAGCGGAAATCTATATTTTTTCGTAGCAATCGGGCTGGTTCAAGCCAAACAAAGTGAAAAAGCAATTGAATATTTGAATAATGCATTAAATTTCGATGTTGATAAGCCTGCTAAGATTCAGATATATAGCACTTTGGGAGATGCCTATCAAAACCTCGGAAAGTACAAAGAGTCTTCGGAATCATATGAAAAAGCTTTAGCTCTTGATGCAAATAATGTTTATACATTAAACAATTATGCTTATTATTTATCGTTAAGATCAGAAAAGCTGGAGAAAGCAGCACAAATGTCGTCTTTGTCTAATAAGCTTGATCCAAACAATGCTTCCTTTTTGGATACTTATGCATGGATTTTGTTTAAGCAGAAAAAATACAACGAAGCAAAAGAATGGATAGAAAAAGCTATAAAAGCAAGTAAAGAAACGAATGCTGTTTTGTTGGAACATTATGGTGACATTCTTTACCATCTGCAAAGTGTGGATTTAGCATTGTCTTATTGGAAAAAAGCAAAGGATTTAGGCGAGGATAGTGCTGTTTTAGAGAGGAAAATCAATGAAAAGAAATATGTCGAGTAAGTATCTGTTTATCTTAATTCTGCCATTTTTATGGTCGTGTGCTGCAAAAAAGCAATTACATGAGGTTAAACAGAAAGAAGTACCAAAAAGTGTTGATATTTCTATTAATGATCTGAAAAATGCGCAGTTAAATTACGAGACATTCACGACGAAAGGAAAAGCAAATTTTAGCTTAGATGGAAAAGGATATGATGTTACTGTTAATTTAAGAAATAAAAAAGGCGAGGCTTTATGGTTATCGGTAACCTATATGGCTGGTTTAGAAGCCGCCAGATTAATGATTACGCCAGATAGTGTAAAACTGTTGAATAGATTAACTTCAGAGTATGCTGCTTATCCGTTTGAGTTTATTCACAGATATACAACAAAGCAAATTGATTTCAATGAACTGGAGGCAATGCTGGTTGGCAATACTTTAAATCTCATTTTAGAATCCCGCCCTTTGGTCGAAAGAGAAAACGGAGTCATTTTATATAGGGGGAGTTCTGGAGATTTAAAATTCGAGAGTATTTACTCCTCTTTGTTTAAACCTAAGCAATTGATATTGCAAAAAGAAAATCCTTCGCAGGCGTTAAACATAAGTTATGATAGCTACGCACAAATAGCGGAAAAACTTCTCCCTTTTAAAATTGAAATTAATTCTTCGGTTGATACAAAAAATGCCAAAGTAATACTGGAATATTTAAATCCACAATTCAACGTTCCGTTTGAATTGCCATTTAGCGTACCTAAAAGATTTACACGTATAGAATAAAAAATTAGATACCTTTGTAAAGATGAAGCTTTTAAGATTAGCATTAACAATAATATTTTTAGGTCTATATAGTTTTTCTTTTTCACAAACCAGAGCAGAACTTGAAAGAAGAAAAGCACAACTCAATAAAGACATTGAGATGATTAATAGTTCTTTACAGAAGACCTCGACAGATAAAAAGGTTACTTTGAAAGAGCTTAACGCACTTAAGGCGCAAATAAGACTTCGCGAAGAAAAAATAAAAACTATTAATTCTGAAGTCAGATTGCTTGATGTTGAGATTAATCAGAATGTAAATAATATCAGGTCCTTACAAAATCAGCTTGATCAATTGAAGAAAGACTACGCGGCGATGATCAGGTTTGCACAAAAAAATCAGGGAGCATATAGTAAATTGATGTATGTGTTTGCCGCACAGGATTTTAATCAGGCTTATAAGCGATTGAAGTACCTGCAGCAGTTTAGTGAATATCGAATTAAGCAAGCCAAATACATAGACGAAACGCAAAATGCTTTAAAAGGAAAAGTTAATTCGCTTAATAAAAATAAAAATGAAAAATCTAATCTTTTAGTTGATCAGCAAAAGGAAAAAAAGGTGTTGGATCAGGCTGAAGATAAGCAGTCAAAAGTGGTAAAGAGCTTAACCTCTCAAGAGAGAAAACTCAGACAGGATCTCTCTCAGAAGCAAAGAGCAGCGGCTCAGTTGGACAGGGCAATCAGAGCGGCTATTGAGAGGGAGATTGCATTGGCGAAGAAAAAAGCTGAAGAAGAAGCCAGAGCAGCTGCTGCGAAGGCGAGAGCGGAGGGAAAAGAAGCTCCTGCTACGACGAGTACAAGCCGAACTTCTGTTTTGGCTGCTACTCCCGAGGCAGCAAAATTGTCGGCAGGATTTGTAAGTAACAGAGGTAAATTACCATGGCCGGTAGCGAACGGTGTAATTACGGAGTCTTATGGAACCCAAAAGATCGGTAACATAACAAAGGATAACAACGGATGGACTATAAGGACGAATACAAGTGCTTCCGTTAGAGCGGTTTTCGAAGGTACAGTAAGTCGTATAGTAGAAATTGCAGGTAAAAATGTTGTAATGATCCGACATGGAGAGTTCTTTACAATCTATCAAAACCTGAAATCAATTAGTGTTTCTGCCGGGCAAAAAGTAACAACTAAGCAAACGATTGGAACTGTAGGATCTGACGAAGATGGTGTTTCTGAAATTCACTTTGAATTATGGAAGGGTATGGAAACACAGAATCCTGGAAGTTGGCTCGCAAATTAAAAATCATTAAAACAGAAAATAAAATCACAATAAATGCATATTTTTGTTTTATGTATATAATTATGTATCAGAGCACTCTTTTATTTTTAAACATCGGGGCGCAGGAGACAATAGTAATCGTTTTTGCTATTTTATTGCTTTTCGGAGGTAAAAAGCTTCCCGAATTAGCAAGAGGTTTAGGAAAAGGGATCAGGGAGTTTAAGGACGCTTCTGATGATGTGAAAAGAGAAATTCACAGAAATATTAATTCTTTAACAGCAGAAGAAGAGCTGAGGCAAGAGGAACAAGCTGAAAGAAAAAGGCTTGAAGCTGGAGAAGAAGAAAATAAAACCGTAGATTAGTAAACACACATTAACTTTAATCAAAAAAATATAAGAAAATGGGATTAGGAGCACCAGAAATAATAATAATAGTGCTGGTTATACTGTTATTATTCGGAGGTAAGAAAATTCCTGAACTGATGAGAGGTTTAGGAAAAGGCGTGAGGGAGTTTAAAGAAGGCCAAAAAGGCGTAGAAAAAGAAGAAAAGACATATAATCAGGACGATAGAAATTAATTGTTTATCGTACTAACTTAATATGCGACATCCGGATAAAAACTTATCCGGATGTCCTCTTCATTTTTATATGCTTGCTGTAAAAACATATTCTTATAATAGACTAGAGGACATACAGTCTGCCATCAAAGCAGGTATGTTGTCCCTTCA
This genomic interval from Pseudopedobacter saltans DSM 12145 contains the following:
- the rlmN gene encoding 23S rRNA (adenine(2503)-C(2))-methyltransferase RlmN codes for the protein MSAASTKLDIRSFSLENLRSKFIELNEKPFRANQIYEWIWKKSATTFDEMTNISKDLRDKLKEIFVINAVKINSSQFSSDKTIKNSFILHDTHLIEGVLIPTPERMTACVSSQVGCSLTCKFCATGYMDRKRNLNPDEIYDQVVLIDKQAKENYGIPLTNIVYMGMGEPLLNYANVLKSIERITSEDGLNMASKRITVSTAGIAKMIKKLGDDNVKFNLALSLHAANDQKRNEIMPINEQNSLQALAEALKYFYAKTKNPVTYEYIVFNDFNDGIEDARELAKFCKHIPCKVNIIEYNPISFADFANAQEDKIEAFAEHLRKQGVTTNIRRSRGKDIDAACGQLAVKETGK
- a CDS encoding amidohydrolase family protein is translated as MKKFTADYVFTVEDKKPIPNGLVVTDDDGRILSISNYEEGSEEGIEHHSGAIVPGFINAHCHLELSHLKGKIEEKKGLPSFIKSVIGFRNSTSDADMISAMKKADKLMEKNGIVGVGDISNSTLSAEVKASSSLRYHTFIEMVGMDPYIADELIEKADAMKTAFENSGSASITVHAAYTLSKDLLKSLRKYCKDHKNLISIHNQENDDENALYRYKTGSFVELYNDLGINIDHFVPMSKNTLQALVPLFPQNQNILLVHNTFTSLKDVYMLKRFDYGFYWCFCPGANVYIEDTLPHFDFFIKSDSPATLGTDSLASNKNLSILDEMKIVKGNSPEIPFETILEWATLNGAKFFGWERELGSIKKGKKPGLNLITNFKDGNITNKSEVVKLI
- a CDS encoding acylphosphatase, with amino-acid sequence MKAVQVIVSGKVQGVSFRASTKVVADQMGIKGIVRNLPDGTVFIEAEGDDFTMDFFTDWCKSGPDGAEVEDVEIKDIEIKNYSNFAVLKK
- a CDS encoding oligosaccharide flippase family protein, whose amino-acid sequence is MSSIRKFAGQTAIYGLSTIASRVLNFFLTPIYTTVYAPKVYGIFTTMYAWASVLNAIMAFGMETTFFRFINKKEDKEKVYNNTFLVIAFIVLLFVITTFLFIRPIAEWMQVGKETSLNDYISFVRYFILILSFDALCVIPFARIRAEGRPVRYAFVKTVNILSFIGLNLFFLFFVPIVIKNDWPLATWFASWYQPKWIGYVFWANLFSSILTFLQLMPELLKLRFKLEKKLLLDMFHYSWPVLIANLSFIINENSDKIFLEKLLPASTSIKQVGIYGACAKLAVFMNIFIQAFRLGAEPFFFSSAKNKEAKETYSLIMSYFIIALVIIYVALIANIEILKYFIGESFWEGLYVVPILLLGYLNLGIYMNLSIWYKLSDQTKYGLYISGIGAVLTIVLNIIFIPMYGFLASAWVSFSAYTVMMITSYFWGQKYYPIPYRIKIDLLYIVVAAILVYVSFVLLNRNIIYGNLLLLIFAAFILYIEGENLRKIFLKK
- the dut gene encoding dUTP diphosphatase produces the protein MKVKVINKSQNPLPAYETSHSAGMDLRADINEPIVLKSLERKLVPTGLFIELPEGYEAQIRPRSGLAFKFGITVLNSPGTIDADYRGEIKVLLVNLSTDDYTIQPADRIAQMVIAAHETIEWHEAVELNETVRGAGGIGHTGVN
- a CDS encoding tetratricopeptide repeat protein, with protein sequence MISYFPAFAQKNKEARQNIVLIAGKPISTKDSVTIENLFFLGLQNKLNQQNQAAINNFNSIIALDPQNHNAYYELAQIYFKSKDYEKAKENIQKAITVNGENEWYWVLSATIYQELKDYNLLSYALDELVKLSPDKIEYRLEKANTLMLLQKPGDAIKEYQEIEKNIGSGLETLEGKLRAYRALGDFKSAEEELKKQINLDPANFRYHILLGDLYFNNKDKENAVASYKKAKELDSGTGYVNLALSDIYNSEGRTEEAFSELTQAFRASEINLDQKVKIIISYFSFFPDLKYVRYAESLAFILTEEYPDEAKSFAIYGDVLFQKGEYKKAGESYQRALALNKNIYAVWEQLVRIKLSLNDMKGVIETGDEALTYFPQSGNLYFFVAIGLVQAKQSEKAIEYLNNALNFDVDKPAKIQIYSTLGDAYQNLGKYKESSESYEKALALDANNVYTLNNYAYYLSLRSEKLEKAAQMSSLSNKLDPNNASFLDTYAWILFKQKKYNEAKEWIEKAIKASKETNAVLLEHYGDILYHLQSVDLALSYWKKAKDLGEDSAVLERKINEKKYVE
- a CDS encoding DUF4292 domain-containing protein, which translates into the protein MKRNMSSKYLFILILPFLWSCAAKKQLHEVKQKEVPKSVDISINDLKNAQLNYETFTTKGKANFSLDGKGYDVTVNLRNKKGEALWLSVTYMAGLEAARLMITPDSVKLLNRLTSEYAAYPFEFIHRYTTKQIDFNELEAMLVGNTLNLILESRPLVERENGVILYRGSSGDLKFESIYSSLFKPKQLILQKENPSQALNISYDSYAQIAEKLLPFKIEINSSVDTKNAKVILEYLNPQFNVPFELPFSVPKRFTRIE
- a CDS encoding murein hydrolase activator EnvC family protein, which produces MKLLRLALTIIFLGLYSFSFSQTRAELERRKAQLNKDIEMINSSLQKTSTDKKVTLKELNALKAQIRLREEKIKTINSEVRLLDVEINQNVNNIRSLQNQLDQLKKDYAAMIRFAQKNQGAYSKLMYVFAAQDFNQAYKRLKYLQQFSEYRIKQAKYIDETQNALKGKVNSLNKNKNEKSNLLVDQQKEKKVLDQAEDKQSKVVKSLTSQERKLRQDLSQKQRAAAQLDRAIRAAIEREIALAKKKAEEEARAAAAKARAEGKEAPATTSTSRTSVLAATPEAAKLSAGFVSNRGKLPWPVANGVITESYGTQKIGNITKDNNGWTIRTNTSASVRAVFEGTVSRIVEIAGKNVVMIRHGEFFTIYQNLKSISVSAGQKVTTKQTIGTVGSDEDGVSEIHFELWKGMETQNPGSWLAN
- a CDS encoding Sec-independent protein translocase subunit TatA/TatB is translated as MYQSTLLFLNIGAQETIVIVFAILLLFGGKKLPELARGLGKGIREFKDASDDVKREIHRNINSLTAEEELRQEEQAERKRLEAGEEENKTVD
- the tatA gene encoding twin-arginine translocase TatA/TatE family subunit, with product MGLGAPEIIIIVLVILLLFGGKKIPELMRGLGKGVREFKEGQKGVEKEEKTYNQDDRN